The window ATTCTGCGCACGGTCGAGGTGTTGCCGGCGAAACGCATTCCCCTGGCCGAGGCCCATGGCTGTGTGCTGGGGGCCGATGTACGGGCGACCATGGCGATTCCCAGGTTCGACAACTCCGCGATGGACGGCTACGCGGTGCGTTCGGCTGATATCGCGGCGGCCTCCGAGCACGCCCCGGTGCGCCTGCCGGTGACCGGGGAGATCGCCGCGGGCGCGGCGCGGCCGGGCGAGGTCGCCGCGGGCACCGCGGTGAGGATCATGACCGGCGCGCCGTTCCCGCCGGGCGCCGACACCGTCGTCCAGGTGGAGTGGACCGACGGCGGCACCGAGACGGTGACCGTCTACCAGCCGGCCCGCCGGGGCCTGCACATCCGCCGCGCCGGCGAGGACGTCGCCCCCGGCACCCTCGTGCTCACCGCCGGGACGCCTCTCGGCGCCGCCCAGATCGGCCTGCTCGCCGCGATCAACATCGCCCGTCCGCCGGTTCACCCGCGCCCGCGAGTCGCGGTGCTGTCCACCGGCAGCGAGCTCGTCGACGTCGGCGAGCGGGTCGGCCCCGGCCAGATCGTTGACTCGAACAGCTACGCGGTCGCCGCGGCGGCCCGCGAGACGGGGGCCGAGGTTCGCCGCCTGATCGGCGTGCCGGACGACCCGGCCCGGTTCGAGGCGGCGCTGCGCGCGGTGCTGCCCATGGTGGACGCGGTCGTCACCACCGGCGGGGTGAGCGTCGGCGCGCACGACATCGTCAAGGAGGTGCTCGCCGCCACCGGCGAGGTCACCTTCGACCGGATCGCGATGCAGCCGGGCAAGCCGCAGGGGTTCGGCGTGATCGACGGTGTGCCGGTCTTCACGCTGCCCGGCAACCCAGTGAGTGCCCTGGTGTCGTTCGAGCTGTTCGTCCGGCCGGCGCTGCGCAGGATGCGCGGACTGGTGGGGCCTGGCCGTCCGCGGCTGATCGTTACCGCCGCCGAGGCTCTGGCCTCGCCCGCCGGGAAGCGCTCCTACTTGCGGGTACGGGTCGGCCGAGGGGAGGACGGTGGCCTGGTCGCGTGGTCGGCCGGCGGCCAGGGATCGCATCAGCTGTCCGCCGCGGCGGGGGCGAACGCGCTGCTGGTCGTCCCCGAGGACGTGACCGAGGTGGAGCCGGGCAAGCCGCTTACCGCCATCCTGCTCGCCACCGACCCGGCGGACGCCCTGCTCGCCGCCGCGGCCGTCACCGACACCCCGGAGATCGACATCTAGATGGCCACCCCGCCGCCTACTCCCCGGCTGACCCATGTCGACGAGACCGGCGCCGCCCGGATGGTCGACGTGTCCGCGAAGGACGTCACCGTTCGCACCGCCACGGCTGGCGGCCGCCTGCTGGTGAGCCCGGCCGTGGTCGAGCTGCTGCGCGGCGAGGGCGTGCCGAAGGGAGACGCGCTGGGCACCGCCCGGATCGCCGGGATCATGGGCGCGAAGCGGACCTCGGAGCTCGTGCCGCTGTGCCATCCGCTCGCGCTGTCCGGGGTGACCGTCGACCTGGCCGTTCGCGACGACGCCGTGGAGATCACCGCCACGGTGCGGACGACCGGCCGTACGGGTGTCGAGATGGAGGCGCTCACCGCGGTCGCGGTGGCCGGCCTCACACTGCACGACATGGTCAAGGCGGTGGACCCGGCGGCGGAGCTCACCGGCGTCCGGCTGCTGGCGAAGTCGGGCGGCCGGCACGGCGACTGGCGCCGCCCGGAGGCGGCGGCCGTTACCGCGACGACCGCCGGCCTTGATAAGAAGGCCAGCATCGATATGAAGGCCGCCACCGCGAAGAAGGACGACGAGGAGCAAGGTCAGCCGTGAGCGGGACCGCTGGGTTGCCGGAAGGCGCGCGGGCCAGCGTCGTCACCGTCTCCGACCGGGCGTTCCGTGGCAGCTACCCGGACCGGTCAGGTCCGGTGCTGGCCGAAGGGCTGGCCGGGATGGGCTTCGCCGTCGACGGCCCGACGGTCGTGCCGGACGAGCGCGCCCAGATCGTCGCGGCGCTGCGGACGGCGATCGCCGCGGGGGCCGACCTGGTCGTCACCACCGGCGGCACCGGGCTCGCGCCGCGCGACGTCACCCCGGAGGCGACGGCCGACGTCATCGAGCGGGCGGTGCCCGGCCTCGCCGAGGCGCTGCGCGCGGCCGGGCAGGCCAAGGTGCCCACCGCGGTGCTCTCCCGCGGGCTCGCCGGCGTCGCCGGCCGGACGCTCGTGGTGAACCTGCCCGGCTCGACCGGTGGCGTGCGCGACGGCCTCGCCGTGCTCGGCCCGGTCGTCGGCCATGCCGTCGACCAGCTGCGCGGTGCCGGCGACCACCAACCCGGCGGCCACCAGCCCAGTGGCCACCAGGCCGGCGGCCACCAGGCCAGTGACCATCAGCCCGGTGGCCGGCAGGTTGGCGGCCCGGGCGTCGACGGTCCCGACGCCGGTGGCGCGGGCGCGGAACCGGCAGCGAGCCCGTGAACGCGCCGGG of the Pseudofrankia saprophytica genome contains:
- the glp gene encoding gephyrin-like molybdotransferase Glp, encoding MKTVDEHISDILRTVEVLPAKRIPLAEAHGCVLGADVRATMAIPRFDNSAMDGYAVRSADIAAASEHAPVRLPVTGEIAAGAARPGEVAAGTAVRIMTGAPFPPGADTVVQVEWTDGGTETVTVYQPARRGLHIRRAGEDVAPGTLVLTAGTPLGAAQIGLLAAINIARPPVHPRPRVAVLSTGSELVDVGERVGPGQIVDSNSYAVAAAARETGAEVRRLIGVPDDPARFEAALRAVLPMVDAVVTTGGVSVGAHDIVKEVLAATGEVTFDRIAMQPGKPQGFGVIDGVPVFTLPGNPVSALVSFELFVRPALRRMRGLVGPGRPRLIVTAAEALASPAGKRSYLRVRVGRGEDGGLVAWSAGGQGSHQLSAAAGANALLVVPEDVTEVEPGKPLTAILLATDPADALLAAAAVTDTPEIDI
- the moaC gene encoding cyclic pyranopterin monophosphate synthase MoaC, with the translated sequence MATPPPTPRLTHVDETGAARMVDVSAKDVTVRTATAGGRLLVSPAVVELLRGEGVPKGDALGTARIAGIMGAKRTSELVPLCHPLALSGVTVDLAVRDDAVEITATVRTTGRTGVEMEALTAVAVAGLTLHDMVKAVDPAAELTGVRLLAKSGGRHGDWRRPEAAAVTATTAGLDKKASIDMKAATAKKDDEEQGQP
- a CDS encoding MogA/MoaB family molybdenum cofactor biosynthesis protein, translated to MSGTAGLPEGARASVVTVSDRAFRGSYPDRSGPVLAEGLAGMGFAVDGPTVVPDERAQIVAALRTAIAAGADLVVTTGGTGLAPRDVTPEATADVIERAVPGLAEALRAAGQAKVPTAVLSRGLAGVAGRTLVVNLPGSTGGVRDGLAVLGPVVGHAVDQLRGAGDHQPGGHQPSGHQAGGHQASDHQPGGRQVGGPGVDGPDAGGAGAEPAASP